The Micromonospora sp. NBC_01740 genome includes a window with the following:
- a CDS encoding SDR family oxidoreductase, which translates to MDLGLTDRVYVLTGASRGLGFATAQCLVADGARVVLSARDADAVAAAAQRLGGPERAVGLTADLADAQTPERLVAVAREHFGRLDGALVSVGGPPPGSAASVTDEQWRRSFETVFLGTVRMVRTVAEHLAGGGGGAVGLVLSTSARGPVPGLGISNGLRPGLVGMAKDVADEYGPRGVRVVGLLPGRIMTDRNVELFAATGDPDRARAEAEAAIPLRRIGAPDEFGRVAAFVLSPAASYLTGVTVPVDGGVLRSL; encoded by the coding sequence ATGGATCTCGGACTGACCGATCGGGTGTACGTACTCACCGGCGCCTCCCGAGGGCTGGGCTTCGCCACCGCGCAGTGTCTCGTCGCCGACGGCGCCCGGGTGGTGCTCTCCGCCCGCGACGCCGACGCGGTGGCCGCCGCCGCGCAGCGCCTCGGCGGGCCGGAGCGGGCGGTCGGGCTGACCGCCGACCTGGCCGACGCGCAGACGCCGGAGCGCCTCGTGGCGGTGGCCCGGGAGCACTTCGGACGGCTCGACGGGGCACTGGTCTCGGTCGGCGGGCCGCCGCCGGGCAGCGCCGCCTCGGTCACCGACGAGCAGTGGCGCCGCTCCTTCGAGACGGTCTTCCTCGGCACCGTCCGGATGGTTCGCACCGTCGCCGAGCACCTGGCCGGGGGCGGGGGCGGGGCGGTCGGGCTGGTCCTGTCGACCTCGGCGCGCGGGCCGGTGCCCGGCCTGGGCATCTCCAACGGCCTGCGGCCCGGCCTGGTGGGCATGGCCAAGGACGTCGCCGACGAGTACGGGCCCCGGGGCGTGCGGGTGGTCGGCCTGCTGCCCGGGCGGATCATGACCGACCGCAACGTGGAACTCTTCGCCGCCACCGGCGACCCCGACCGGGCCCGCGCGGAGGCCGAGGCCGCCATTCCGCTGCGCCGCATCGGCGCGCCGGACGAGTTCGGCCGGGTGGCCGCGTTCGTGCTCTCCCCCGCCGCGAGCTACCTGACCGGGGTCACCGTGCCGGTCGACGGCGGCGTGCTGCGGAGCCTGTGA
- the mug gene encoding G/U mismatch-specific DNA glycosylase, with protein MAAPADGSSAGPPADGSPAGPPADGSPAGSPLRRRTRVAREAGRYPRPTREELAAAAERTIPDVIAPGLDVLFVGINPGLWSAATGWHFARPGNRFWPALHRGGFTPRLLHPSEQDELPGYGLGISNMVARASARADELTPAELVEGAEILTGKVERHRPRWVAVVGVTAYRIGFARPKAAFGPQPQRLAGARLWVLPNPSGLNAHFTPETLGAAFGELRAAVATG; from the coding sequence ATGGCCGCGCCCGCCGACGGATCGTCCGCCGGTCCGCCCGCCGACGGATCGCCCGCCGGTCCCCCCGCCGACGGATCGCCCGCCGGATCGCCGCTCCGGCGACGGACGCGGGTGGCGCGGGAGGCCGGGCGGTATCCGCGGCCGACGCGGGAGGAACTCGCCGCGGCGGCGGAGCGCACCATCCCCGATGTCATCGCCCCCGGCTTGGACGTGCTCTTCGTGGGCATCAATCCGGGCCTGTGGTCGGCCGCGACCGGGTGGCACTTCGCCCGGCCGGGCAACCGGTTCTGGCCCGCGCTGCACCGGGGCGGGTTCACGCCCCGGCTGCTGCATCCCAGCGAGCAGGACGAGCTGCCGGGGTACGGGCTGGGCATCAGCAACATGGTCGCCCGGGCCAGCGCCCGGGCCGACGAGCTGACCCCGGCCGAGCTGGTCGAGGGCGCGGAGATCCTCACCGGCAAGGTCGAGCGGCACCGCCCCCGGTGGGTGGCCGTGGTCGGGGTGACCGCGTACCGGATCGGATTCGCCCGGCCGAAGGCCGCCTTCGGGCCGCAGCCGCAGCGGCTGGCCGGCGCCCGCCTCTGGGTGCTGCCCAACCCCAGCGGCCTGAACGCGCACTTCACCCCCGAAACGCTCGGCGCCGCGTTCGGGGAGTTGCGGGCGGCAGTCGCGACCGGCTGA
- a CDS encoding ABC transporter ATP-binding protein gives MSGGGMTGWSMLRSMRNRDEISTHRLKRGVARRIVAFAGPYRRDIVVFLVTVVLAAVIGVATPVLAGDVIDTITRGGADAGNAVVRLALVIAGLAVFDALLSLAQRWYSARIGEGIILDLRTRVYDHVQRMPLQFFTRTQTGALVSRLNNDVLGAQRAFTSTLSGVVSNVIQLVLTAAVMFTLSWQITALSLVLLPVFIIPARRVGKRLAEITRESYNLDAKMNATMTERFGVSGALLVKLFGQPEEEARRFAGRAERVRDIGIQSAMYSRTFFVAMLLVASLAQALTYGLGGWLAVTGNVSAGTVVTLALLLTRLYGPLTALSNVRVDVMSALVSFDRVFEVLDLKPTIEERPDAGPVPRASGRVEFRDVRFRYPSAAEISLASLEEVAALDRTINEPVLKGVSFAVEPGQMVALVGPSGAGKSTLSMLISRIYDVTDGQVLVGGVDVRDATLASLRDEIGVVTQDSHLFHETIAENLRYAKPDATDDEIWAALAGAQVADLVRSLPEGLETLVGERGYRFSGGEKQRIAIARLLLKAPSIVILDEATAHLDSESEAAVQRALSVALTGRTALVIAHRLSTVRDADQILVLDDGRIVERGRHEELVAVGGLYAELYRTQFAVADSPTPYVDATGPEPVAVPPLRPYLADEALPPAAAN, from the coding sequence ATGTCGGGCGGCGGCATGACCGGTTGGAGCATGCTCCGGTCGATGCGCAACCGCGACGAGATCTCCACCCACCGACTCAAGCGCGGGGTGGCCCGCAGGATCGTGGCCTTCGCCGGGCCCTACCGCCGCGACATCGTCGTCTTCCTGGTCACGGTGGTGCTGGCCGCCGTCATCGGTGTCGCCACCCCGGTGCTCGCCGGCGACGTCATCGACACGATCACCCGGGGCGGCGCCGACGCCGGCAACGCGGTGGTCCGGCTGGCCCTCGTCATCGCCGGGCTCGCGGTGTTCGACGCGCTGCTCTCCCTCGCCCAGCGGTGGTACTCGGCCCGCATCGGCGAGGGCATCATCCTCGACCTGCGCACCCGGGTCTACGACCACGTCCAGCGGATGCCGCTGCAGTTCTTCACCCGCACCCAGACCGGTGCGCTGGTCAGCCGGCTCAACAACGACGTGCTCGGCGCGCAGCGGGCGTTCACCTCGACGCTGTCCGGCGTGGTCAGCAACGTCATCCAGCTCGTGCTCACCGCCGCGGTGATGTTCACCCTCTCCTGGCAGATCACCGCGCTCTCCCTGGTGCTGCTGCCGGTCTTCATCATCCCGGCCCGCCGGGTCGGCAAGCGGCTCGCCGAGATCACCCGCGAGTCCTACAACCTCGACGCGAAGATGAACGCGACGATGACCGAGCGGTTCGGCGTCTCGGGCGCGTTGCTCGTCAAGCTCTTCGGCCAGCCCGAGGAGGAGGCGCGACGGTTCGCCGGGCGGGCCGAGCGGGTCCGCGACATCGGCATCCAGTCCGCGATGTACTCGCGGACCTTCTTCGTGGCGATGCTGCTGGTCGCCTCGCTGGCCCAGGCGCTCACCTACGGGCTCGGCGGCTGGCTGGCGGTCACCGGCAACGTCAGCGCCGGCACCGTGGTGACCCTCGCCCTGCTGCTCACCCGCCTCTACGGCCCGCTGACCGCGCTGTCCAACGTCCGGGTCGACGTGATGAGCGCGCTGGTCTCCTTCGACCGGGTCTTCGAGGTGCTCGACCTGAAGCCGACGATCGAGGAGCGGCCCGACGCGGGGCCGGTGCCCCGGGCCAGCGGCCGGGTCGAGTTCCGCGACGTCCGGTTCCGCTATCCCAGCGCCGCCGAGATCTCGCTCGCCAGCCTGGAGGAGGTCGCCGCCCTCGACCGTACGATCAACGAGCCCGTGCTCAAGGGCGTCTCGTTCGCGGTCGAGCCGGGGCAGATGGTGGCGCTGGTCGGCCCCTCCGGCGCCGGCAAGTCGACGCTGTCCATGCTGATCTCCCGCATCTACGACGTCACCGACGGGCAGGTGCTGGTCGGCGGGGTCGACGTCCGCGACGCCACCCTCGCCTCGCTGCGCGACGAGATCGGCGTGGTCACCCAGGATTCGCACCTGTTCCACGAGACCATCGCCGAGAACCTGCGCTACGCCAAGCCGGACGCCACCGACGACGAGATCTGGGCGGCCCTGGCCGGGGCGCAGGTCGCCGACCTGGTCCGGTCGCTGCCGGAAGGGCTGGAGACCCTCGTCGGCGAGCGCGGCTACCGCTTCTCCGGCGGCGAGAAGCAGCGCATCGCCATCGCCCGGCTGCTGCTCAAGGCCCCGTCGATCGTGATCCTCGACGAGGCCACGGCGCACCTCGACTCGGAGAGCGAGGCCGCCGTGCAGCGGGCGCTGTCGGTGGCGCTGACCGGGCGTACCGCGCTGGTGATCGCGCACCGGCTCTCGACCGTCCGCGACGCCGACCAGATCCTGGTGCTGGACGACGGGCGGATCGTCGAGCGGGGGCGGCACGAGGAGCTGGTGGCCGTGGGCGGGCTCTACGCCGAGCTCTACCGCACCCAGTTCGCGGTCGCCGACTCGCCCACCCCGTACGTCGACGCGACCGGGCCCGAGCCGGTGGCCGTGCCGCCGCTGCGGCCCTACCTCGCCGACGAGGCGCTGCCGCCGGCGGCGGCCAACTGA
- a CDS encoding DUF2630 family protein, translating into MDDKTILNRISELVDEEHRLRADAQAGESGTDDDARTRLRELEESLDQCWDLLRRRRAARETHGDPDAQGTRPKPAVERYLQ; encoded by the coding sequence ATGGACGACAAGACGATCCTCAACCGGATCTCGGAACTGGTCGACGAGGAGCACCGGTTGCGCGCCGACGCGCAGGCCGGCGAGTCGGGCACGGACGACGACGCCCGCACCCGGCTGCGCGAGTTGGAGGAGTCCCTCGACCAGTGCTGGGACCTGCTGCGTCGGCGACGCGCCGCCCGGGAGACCCACGGCGACCCGGACGCCCAGGGGACGCGCCCCAAGCCGGCGGTCGAGCGCTACCTCCAGTGA
- a CDS encoding TetR/AcrR family transcriptional regulator, producing the protein MPRVSQDQLDARRQEILAAARACFARHGYEGATVRRLEEATRLSRGAIFHHFRDKDSLFLAVAEDDAAAMVETVARNGLVQVMRDLLAGAVSPDTTGWLGSQLEVSRRLRTDPAFARRWAERSAAIAEATRDRLARQREAGVLREDMPIDVLAQFLELAYDGLVLHLAMGRPAGDLGPVLDLVEEAVRRR; encoded by the coding sequence GTGCCCAGAGTAAGTCAGGACCAGCTCGACGCGCGCCGGCAGGAGATTCTCGCCGCCGCGCGGGCCTGTTTCGCCCGGCACGGCTACGAGGGCGCCACCGTCCGCCGGCTCGAGGAGGCCACCCGGCTGTCCCGGGGCGCGATCTTCCACCACTTCCGCGACAAGGACTCGCTCTTCCTGGCGGTGGCCGAGGACGACGCCGCGGCCATGGTGGAGACGGTGGCCCGCAACGGCCTGGTCCAGGTCATGCGGGACCTCCTGGCCGGCGCGGTCTCCCCCGACACCACCGGCTGGCTGGGCAGCCAACTGGAGGTGTCCCGGCGGCTCCGGACCGACCCGGCGTTCGCCAGGCGGTGGGCGGAACGGTCGGCGGCGATCGCCGAGGCGACCCGCGACCGGCTCGCCCGGCAGCGGGAGGCGGGCGTGCTCCGCGAGGACATGCCGATCGACGTGCTGGCCCAGTTCCTCGAACTCGCCTACGACGGCCTGGTGCTGCACCTGGCGATGGGCCGTCCCGCCGGCGACCTCGGCCCGGTGCTCGACCTGGTCGAGGAGGCCGTCCGCCGCCGCTGA
- a CDS encoding helix-turn-helix domain-containing protein, whose translation MAATGTATSTEKGRRIVGAERQTLAKDLVKRYTSGESIRALAASTGRSYGFIHRVLTESGVQLRQRGGARRRKKA comes from the coding sequence ATGGCAGCCACTGGCACAGCCACCAGCACTGAGAAGGGTCGCCGGATCGTCGGAGCCGAGCGTCAGACGCTCGCCAAGGACCTGGTAAAGCGGTACACCTCGGGTGAGAGCATCCGCGCGCTCGCGGCCTCGACCGGCCGTTCCTACGGGTTCATCCACCGGGTGCTCACCGAGTCCGGGGTCCAGCTGCGGCAGCGTGGCGGCGCCCGACGCCGCAAGAAGGCGTGA
- a CDS encoding GNAT family N-acetyltransferase — protein sequence MVPTVRAAGPADLAPVADLLRAARPHLVVTPELLAWQATGKPAERFGMLVAEAGDGIAGVARTGLLYESAEPGLGFVNLVVRPEGRGRGVGSALLAAAEERLAGLGVRRAYARVVDEPAPLAFAERRGYRPGRRSVILGLDLAAALPAAPDPPAGVRLGTAADLVDPRPLYEADLAAAADEPGDVGMDEIGFSDWRAAYWDRPDLDRALSTVATADGVVVAFSLALTDGRDRYLSGMTGTRSGWRGRGLARSVKHASLRAARSAGFRWASTINDAGNDAMRAVNAWFGYRPVAAEWRHLRTLPK from the coding sequence ATGGTTCCCACCGTCCGGGCCGCCGGCCCCGCCGACCTGGCGCCGGTCGCCGACCTGCTCCGCGCCGCCCGGCCCCACCTGGTGGTCACGCCGGAGCTGCTCGCCTGGCAGGCGACCGGCAAGCCGGCCGAGCGCTTCGGGATGCTCGTCGCCGAGGCGGGCGACGGGATCGCCGGCGTCGCCCGGACGGGGCTGCTGTACGAGAGCGCCGAGCCGGGGCTCGGCTTCGTCAACCTGGTCGTGCGCCCCGAGGGGCGGGGGCGGGGCGTCGGGTCGGCGCTGCTCGCCGCCGCCGAGGAGCGGCTCGCCGGGCTGGGGGTGCGCCGGGCGTACGCGCGGGTCGTCGACGAGCCGGCGCCGCTCGCCTTCGCCGAGCGGCGCGGCTACCGGCCCGGCCGGCGCAGCGTGATCCTGGGCCTGGACCTGGCGGCGGCGCTGCCGGCCGCGCCCGATCCGCCGGCCGGGGTGCGGCTGGGTACGGCCGCGGACCTGGTCGACCCGCGCCCGTTGTACGAGGCGGACCTGGCCGCCGCCGCGGACGAGCCGGGCGACGTCGGGATGGACGAGATCGGCTTCTCCGACTGGCGGGCCGCGTACTGGGACCGGCCGGACCTGGACCGGGCGCTGAGCACGGTGGCGACGGCCGACGGCGTGGTGGTGGCGTTCAGCCTCGCGCTGACCGACGGCCGGGACCGCTACCTGTCGGGAATGACGGGCACCCGCAGCGGGTGGCGGGGCCGGGGTCTCGCCCGGTCGGTCAAGCACGCGTCGCTGCGGGCGGCCCGGTCGGCGGGCTTCCGGTGGGCGTCCACGATCAACGACGCCGGCAACGACGCGATGCGGGCGGTCAACGCGTGGTTCGGGTACCGGCCGGTGGCCGCCGAGTGGCGCCACCTGCGCACCCTTCCGAAGTGA
- a CDS encoding HAD family hydrolase, whose protein sequence is MPLLLLDLDNTLLDRAGPFRAWGERFLAGVGAPPADIDWLLSIDADGLTDRWDVADAVRDRYGLRIPSIDLVEELHDGVVANIRLDPLVACALRIADGAGWTPVVVSNGGVRQQEAMIRRTGLDRFVADWVISEEVGVSKPNPRIFALAARRVRLPLRGAWVVGDGPEADIGGAAAVGLPSVWLHRGRSWVDDRFAPTRTADGVIAAVATVLAA, encoded by the coding sequence GTGCCGCTGCTCCTGCTGGACCTGGACAACACGCTGCTCGACCGGGCCGGTCCGTTCCGCGCCTGGGGGGAGCGTTTCCTGGCCGGTGTCGGCGCGCCGCCGGCCGACATCGACTGGCTGCTGTCCATCGACGCCGACGGGCTGACCGACCGGTGGGACGTGGCCGACGCCGTGCGTGACCGGTACGGGCTGCGGATCCCGTCCATCGACCTGGTCGAGGAGCTGCACGACGGCGTGGTGGCCAACATCCGGCTCGACCCGCTGGTCGCCTGCGCGCTGCGGATCGCCGACGGGGCCGGCTGGACGCCCGTGGTGGTCAGCAACGGCGGGGTACGCCAGCAGGAGGCCATGATCCGGCGTACCGGGCTGGACCGCTTCGTCGCCGACTGGGTCATCTCCGAGGAGGTCGGCGTCAGCAAGCCCAACCCGAGGATCTTCGCGCTGGCCGCCCGGCGGGTACGGCTGCCCCTGCGCGGCGCCTGGGTGGTCGGTGACGGCCCGGAGGCGGACATCGGGGGCGCCGCCGCCGTGGGCCTGCCCAGCGTCTGGCTGCACCGGGGGCGGAGCTGGGTCGACGACCGGTTCGCCCCCACCCGCACGGCGGACGGCGTGATCGCCGCCGTCGCGACGGTGCTCGCCGCCTGA
- a CDS encoding RIO1 family regulatory kinase/ATPase domain-containing protein codes for MRDHDLPARERRTRGKRRFDDDEQLFLKRGRAAEPALADPDAEPDPDTGERWSSWDDAVHGPQPHPEWLVTELAAKDTELGMLKTGKEADVHLVRRAVPGTDRSCLLAAKRYRDPQHRLFHRDAGYLEGRRVRRSRENRAMAGRTAFGRQMIAGQWAAAEFAALARLWEVGARHGTITVPYPVQLRGTELMLEFLGDQEEGLAAPRLAQLRPEAGELRELWGQLVDALVVLARAGLAHGDLSPYNLLVHAGRLVLIDLPQVVDVVANPQGPEFLARDVRVVATWFAARGLPAADADPAALSALLLREAGIR; via the coding sequence GTGCGCGATCACGACCTTCCGGCGCGCGAGCGCCGTACCCGCGGCAAGCGCCGCTTCGACGACGACGAACAGCTCTTCCTGAAGCGTGGCCGGGCCGCCGAGCCCGCCCTCGCCGACCCCGACGCCGAGCCCGACCCCGACACGGGGGAGCGCTGGTCGTCCTGGGACGACGCCGTGCACGGCCCGCAGCCCCACCCCGAGTGGCTGGTCACCGAACTGGCCGCCAAGGACACCGAACTCGGGATGCTCAAGACCGGCAAGGAGGCGGACGTCCACCTCGTCCGCCGGGCGGTGCCCGGCACCGACCGGTCCTGCCTGCTGGCGGCCAAGCGGTACCGGGACCCCCAGCACCGCCTCTTCCACCGCGACGCCGGTTACCTGGAGGGCCGCCGGGTCCGCCGGTCCAGGGAGAACCGGGCGATGGCCGGTCGCACCGCCTTCGGCCGGCAGATGATCGCCGGGCAGTGGGCGGCGGCCGAGTTCGCCGCGCTGGCCCGGCTCTGGGAGGTCGGCGCCCGCCACGGCACGATCACCGTCCCCTACCCGGTGCAGCTGCGCGGCACGGAGCTGATGCTGGAGTTCCTCGGCGACCAGGAGGAGGGGCTGGCCGCGCCCCGGCTGGCCCAGCTGCGGCCGGAGGCGGGGGAGCTGCGCGAGCTGTGGGGGCAGCTCGTCGACGCCCTCGTGGTGCTCGCCCGCGCCGGCCTCGCACACGGCGACCTGTCGCCGTACAACCTGCTGGTGCACGCGGGGCGGCTGGTGCTCATCGACCTGCCGCAGGTGGTCGACGTGGTGGCCAACCCGCAGGGGCCGGAGTTCCTGGCCCGCGACGTGCGGGTGGTCGCCACCTGGTTCGCGGCCCGGGGCCTGCCCGCGGCGGACGCCGACCCGGCCGCGCTGAGCGCGCTGCTGCTGCGGGAGGCGGGGATCCGCTGA
- a CDS encoding TIGR04222 domain-containing membrane protein codes for MTVLAAPGDTWGISGPAFLGVYLLAAVVIIVGTVVHRLSVLAGPQVGDVGQLGPQQVAYLNGGQQLAIWASLGGLRSSGAIGVRPDRRLTTGGALPAGITPLDQAIHFAAGRNATTRELARDEWVVRALDQLRTSLEQRGLALPPARRAALRRGAFLLTALLLVGVLRIFAGLGNDRPVGWLVLSQLPLIVVAVLLYRVPWRTRAATQALRGLRRQHTYLAPASAPAYATYGAAGAAMGVALFGTASLYAMDPGFASQAEIQRQAISGSGASSTGGGCGGGSSCSGGSSCGGGGGCGGGGCGG; via the coding sequence ATGACCGTCCTCGCCGCACCTGGTGACACCTGGGGCATCTCCGGTCCCGCCTTCCTCGGGGTCTATCTCCTCGCAGCCGTCGTAATCATCGTCGGCACGGTCGTCCACCGGCTCTCGGTCCTCGCCGGGCCGCAGGTGGGCGACGTGGGTCAGCTCGGCCCGCAGCAGGTCGCCTACCTCAACGGCGGGCAGCAACTGGCGATCTGGGCCTCGCTCGGCGGGCTGCGCAGCAGCGGGGCCATCGGCGTACGCCCGGACCGGCGGCTCACCACCGGCGGTGCGCTGCCGGCCGGGATCACGCCACTGGACCAGGCCATCCACTTCGCGGCCGGCCGGAACGCCACCACCCGGGAACTGGCCCGCGACGAGTGGGTGGTCCGGGCGCTCGACCAGCTCCGGACGAGTCTGGAGCAGCGCGGACTCGCGCTCCCGCCGGCCCGCCGGGCCGCGCTGCGCCGGGGCGCGTTCCTGCTCACCGCCCTGCTGCTGGTCGGCGTGTTGCGCATCTTCGCCGGCCTGGGCAACGACCGTCCCGTGGGCTGGCTCGTGCTGAGCCAGCTCCCGCTGATCGTCGTGGCCGTCCTCCTGTACCGGGTGCCGTGGCGCACCCGCGCCGCCACCCAGGCCCTGCGCGGCCTGCGGCGTCAGCACACCTACCTCGCGCCCGCCTCGGCCCCCGCCTACGCCACCTACGGCGCGGCGGGCGCCGCGATGGGGGTCGCGCTGTTCGGCACCGCGTCGCTCTACGCCATGGACCCCGGCTTCGCCAGCCAGGCCGAGATCCAGCGCCAGGCGATCAGCGGCTCCGGCGCCTCCTCGACCGGCGGCGGATGCGGCGGCGGCAGCTCGTGCAGCGGGGGCAGCTCGTGCGGCGGCGGCGGGGGTTGCGGCGGAGGCGGGTGCGGCGGATGA
- a CDS encoding enoyl-CoA hydratase/isomerase family protein: MTAETTGVRLECDGPVATVTLCRPDVLNAQTPAMWRAMSDFSRDLPGDVRVVVVRGEGRAFSAGLDLSVAGASGPGSFAELATLPEQECADRIAEYQGGFTWLHRPDVVSVAAVQGHAIGAGFQLALACDLRVLAEDAKLSMAEVTLGLVPDLAGTGRLVDLVGYSRALEICATGRRMDAAEADRIGLATLVVPNAELDAAVRDLTAGLLANDRNAVVEIKALLAGATGRSAADQQRAEREAQTRRLRDLAGRGE; this comes from the coding sequence GTGACCGCCGAGACGACCGGGGTCCGGCTGGAATGCGACGGGCCGGTCGCGACGGTCACGTTGTGCCGGCCCGACGTGCTCAACGCGCAGACCCCGGCGATGTGGCGCGCGATGAGCGACTTCTCGCGGGACCTCCCCGGCGACGTCCGCGTCGTGGTCGTACGCGGCGAGGGGCGGGCGTTCTCCGCCGGCCTCGACCTGTCGGTGGCCGGTGCCTCCGGTCCGGGGTCGTTCGCCGAGCTGGCCACCCTGCCCGAGCAGGAGTGCGCCGACCGGATCGCGGAATACCAGGGCGGCTTCACCTGGCTGCACCGTCCCGACGTCGTCTCCGTCGCCGCCGTGCAGGGGCACGCGATCGGCGCCGGCTTCCAGTTGGCGCTCGCCTGCGACCTGCGCGTGCTCGCCGAGGACGCGAAGCTCTCCATGGCCGAGGTGACGCTCGGCCTGGTCCCCGATCTCGCCGGCACCGGCCGCCTGGTCGACCTGGTCGGCTACAGCCGTGCCCTGGAGATCTGCGCGACCGGCCGGCGGATGGACGCCGCCGAGGCGGACCGGATCGGCCTGGCCACCCTGGTGGTGCCGAACGCCGAGCTGGACGCCGCGGTGCGTGACCTGACCGCCGGGCTGCTGGCCAACGACCGCAACGCGGTGGTGGAGATCAAGGCTCTGCTGGCCGGCGCGACCGGTCGGTCCGCCGCCGACCAGCAGCGGGCCGAGCGGGAGGCGCAGACCCGCCGGCTGCGTGATCTCGCCGGGCGCGGAGAGTAA
- a CDS encoding DUF692 domain-containing protein produces the protein MTGPAGVGIGWRPEIAGFVADLPGLRFVEVVAESVAATGPPPAGLAALRERGVTVVPHGVRLSLGGAEPVDPARVAHLGAVAELVGAPLVSEHIAFVRAGGVEAGHLLPLPRSREAVDAVCANVARAQAALPVPLALEPIAALFDWPDDELDEADFLTEILDRTGAFLLLDVANVYANARNRGTDPLALLDRLPLERVSYVHVAGGAEHGGYYHDTHTDPVPPAVLDLIRELCARRRPPAFLLERDGHYPPAPVLRAELDALAAVSGFPVVT, from the coding sequence ATGACCGGCCCCGCCGGCGTCGGCATCGGCTGGCGGCCGGAGATCGCCGGGTTCGTCGCCGACCTGCCCGGGCTGCGCTTCGTGGAGGTGGTCGCGGAGAGCGTCGCCGCGACCGGGCCACCGCCCGCCGGGCTGGCCGCGCTGCGCGAGCGCGGCGTGACGGTCGTACCGCACGGCGTGCGCCTCTCCCTCGGCGGCGCGGAACCGGTCGACCCGGCGCGCGTCGCCCACCTGGGCGCGGTGGCGGAGCTGGTCGGGGCGCCGCTGGTCAGCGAGCACATCGCCTTCGTCCGGGCCGGCGGCGTCGAGGCCGGTCACCTGCTGCCGCTGCCCCGCAGCCGGGAGGCGGTCGACGCGGTCTGCGCCAACGTCGCCCGCGCGCAGGCCGCGCTGCCGGTGCCGCTCGCGCTGGAACCGATCGCGGCCCTGTTCGACTGGCCCGACGACGAGCTGGACGAGGCCGACTTCCTCACCGAGATCCTGGACCGCACCGGCGCGTTCCTGCTGCTGGACGTCGCCAACGTGTACGCCAACGCCCGCAACCGGGGCACCGACCCGCTGGCGCTGCTCGACCGGCTGCCGCTGGAGCGGGTCTCCTACGTGCACGTGGCGGGCGGCGCCGAGCACGGCGGCTACTACCACGACACGCACACCGATCCGGTGCCCCCGGCGGTGCTCGACCTGATCCGCGAGCTGTGCGCCCGCCGCCGGCCGCCGGCGTTCCTGCTGGAACGCGACGGGCACTACCCGCCCGCCCCGGTGCTCCGCGCCGAGTTGGACGCCCTCGCCGCCGTGTCCGGCTTCCCGGTGGTGACGTGA
- a CDS encoding carbon-nitrogen hydrolase family protein, whose product MPLPTAVAVPAAPLIVAAVQAEPVPGDVAGNAASAARLVRQATERGARVTVLPELFLPAYHLPTLAADPAGTDVAADPAARVDDPRLDPLREAARDGGAAVVVGAAVRHPDGRRTISALLVDRSGEVRVGYDKQQLWSGERELFVAGDRGTTLLVDDWRLGLGICYDGCFPEHGRAAAADGAHGYLCPSGYLAGSEHRRDLYYAARALDNTMYVVFANLVGGADPWRFNGGAAVYDPEGRPLARGADTGEAVLVVALAPEALAATRAAHCMLLDRLPHQGGARSALPA is encoded by the coding sequence ATGCCACTTCCCACCGCCGTCGCGGTCCCCGCCGCACCGCTGATCGTCGCGGCCGTGCAGGCCGAGCCCGTCCCCGGCGACGTGGCCGGCAACGCGGCGAGCGCCGCCCGGCTGGTCCGCCAGGCCACGGAGCGGGGCGCCCGGGTGACGGTGCTGCCCGAGCTCTTCCTGCCCGCGTACCACCTGCCGACGCTCGCGGCCGATCCGGCCGGCACCGATGTCGCGGCCGACCCGGCGGCCCGGGTGGACGACCCGCGGCTGGACCCGCTGCGCGAGGCGGCCCGCGACGGTGGCGCCGCCGTGGTGGTCGGCGCCGCCGTCCGGCACCCGGACGGCCGGCGGACGATCTCCGCCCTGCTGGTCGACCGCTCCGGCGAGGTCCGCGTCGGCTACGACAAGCAGCAGCTGTGGAGCGGCGAGCGGGAGCTGTTCGTCGCCGGTGACCGGGGTACCACCCTGCTCGTCGACGACTGGCGGCTCGGGCTCGGCATCTGCTACGACGGCTGCTTCCCCGAGCACGGCCGGGCAGCGGCGGCCGACGGGGCGCACGGCTACCTCTGCCCGAGCGGCTACCTGGCCGGCTCCGAGCACCGCCGCGACCTCTACTACGCCGCCCGTGCGCTGGACAACACGATGTACGTGGTGTTCGCCAACCTCGTCGGCGGCGCCGACCCGTGGCGGTTCAACGGCGGCGCGGCGGTCTACGACCCGGAGGGCCGGCCGCTGGCCCGGGGCGCGGACACCGGCGAGGCCGTACTGGTCGTCGCGCTCGCCCCGGAGGCCCTCGCGGCGACCCGGGCGGCCCACTGCATGCTGCTCGACCGTCTGCCCCACCAGGGCGGCGCCCGCTCCGCGCTGCCGGCCTGA